Proteins from one Rhodohalobacter mucosus genomic window:
- a CDS encoding patatin-like phospholipase family protein — translation MNKERFKETGIALGGGAALGAAHVGVMKAFQEHEIEPKYISGTSIGAFVAAHIAFGTSLEDLEEIALELDWLDVTSFKLSRLGLLNNEKLGKMILDQFGRVNIEESNIPLRMIATDISTGKKIVLEKGPLYKAVMASACLPGIFAPVEWEENLLVDGFLCENVPVTPLRKLGAEDIIGVDLTTNREFRRPDDIVDVLSNTFDIGLNNMIREQVKEERVFWIRPSLSAYSRADTGQTKKLIEEGYRAAMDALSAS, via the coding sequence ATGAATAAGGAAAGATTTAAAGAAACCGGCATTGCACTGGGTGGTGGCGCGGCACTGGGAGCCGCACACGTAGGCGTGATGAAAGCGTTTCAGGAGCACGAAATTGAGCCAAAATACATTTCAGGTACAAGCATCGGTGCGTTTGTAGCTGCGCATATCGCGTTTGGTACATCACTCGAAGACCTGGAAGAGATCGCTTTGGAACTGGACTGGCTGGACGTAACAAGTTTCAAATTGTCCAGGCTGGGTCTCCTGAACAATGAAAAGCTGGGGAAAATGATCCTTGATCAGTTCGGGAGAGTAAATATAGAAGAGTCGAACATACCCCTTCGAATGATAGCCACGGACATTTCTACGGGTAAAAAGATTGTTCTGGAAAAAGGACCGCTCTACAAAGCTGTAATGGCAAGCGCCTGTCTGCCGGGAATCTTTGCACCCGTTGAATGGGAAGAGAATCTGCTTGTGGATGGATTTTTATGTGAGAATGTGCCTGTAACTCCCCTCAGGAAGTTGGGTGCAGAAGACATTATTGGCGTGGATCTTACCACAAACAGGGAATTCCGGCGCCCTGATGACATAGTTGACGTGCTTTCCAATACGTTCGATATCGGGCTGAACAATATGATACGCGAGCAGGTGAAAGAGGAGCGTGTATTCTGGATCAGGCCCAGCCTGAGCGCGTACAGCCGGGCCGATACGGGTCAGACGAAAAAGCTGATTGAAGAGGGTTACCGGGCAGCTATGGACGCACTCTCTGCATCCTGA